The Lycium ferocissimum isolate CSIRO_LF1 chromosome 1, AGI_CSIRO_Lferr_CH_V1, whole genome shotgun sequence genome includes a region encoding these proteins:
- the LOC132049224 gene encoding abasic site processing protein YMR114C, which translates to MKWGLVPSFTKKTEKPDHYRMFNARSESIKEKASFRRLVPKNRCLVAVEGIVSIAISMVLSDAIFFRFYEWKKDGSKKQPYYIHFKDGRPLVLAALFDSWKNPEGEVLYTFTILTTSVSSSLEWLHDRMPVILGNKDAADMWLNGSPSSNIDTLLKPYEESDLAWYPVTPAMGKPSFDGPECIKELQLKTNETRSISQFFSKKGDRDQQEQKSHIKVSEEEPLNTDQTENLKQESESEHVGHLCSTDKPEGFTSTRTTDIKVEQDYDEAGSKQSLTGPTGNPPEKVGSPASDNVKSLKEESEDIKPNVHVPPQEGSGDAKTKRDYDELSGNATPHAKAVNKHLSSSKKRAKGADDKQPTLFSYFGKG; encoded by the exons ATGAAATGGGGTCTTGTTCCCAGTTTCACTAAGAAAACTGAAAAGCCTGACCATTACAGGATG TTTAATGCTCGGTCTGAATCAATAAAGGAGAAGGCTTCATTTCGCCGCCTTGTCCCAAAGAATAGGTGCCTGGTTGCAGTTGAGGG AATTGTCTCAATTGCGATATCAATGGTTCTCAGTGATGCAATTTTCTTCAGATTTTATGAGTGGAAAAAGGATGGGTCAAAAAAGCAACCTTATTACATACATTTTAAGGATGGCCGGCCCCTGGTGTTAGCTGCCCTTTTTGACTCTTGGAAGAATCCTGAAG GAGAAGTTCTTTATACATTTACTATATTGACAACTTCGGTGTCCTCTTCTTTAGAATGGCTCCATG ACAGGATGCCTGTCATTCTTGGAAACAAGGATGCTGCTGACATGTGGTTAAATGGTTCTCCATCATCCAATATTGACACGCTATTGAAACCATACGAAGAGTCAGATTTG GCTTGGTACCCTGTAACACCTGCAATGGGTAAGCCTTCTTTTGATGGGCCAGAGTGCATCAAAGAG TTGCAGCTCAAGACCAATGAGACCAGATCAATATCGCAATTTTTCTCAAAGAAGGGAGACAGAGACCAACAGGAGCAGAAGTCTCATATCAAAGTTTCAGAGGAAGAGCCTTTGAATACTGATCAGACGGAGAACTTGAAACAGGAATCTGAATCAGAACATGTGGGCCATCTTTGTTCCACCGACAAACCGGAGGGTTTCACTTCTACTAGGACCACTGACATAAAAGTTGAGCAAGACTATGATGAGGCAGGTAGTAAACAGTCATTGACTGGTCCAACCGGAAATCCACCTGAAAAAGTAGGTAGTCCTGCTAGTGATAATGTGAAAAGCTTGAAAGAGGAGTCTGAGGATATTAAACCAAATGTTCATGTTCCGCCTCAAGAGGGAAGTGGGGATGCTAAAACCAAGAGAGATTATGACGAGCTCTCAGGAAATGCAACGCCGCATGCTAAGGCGGTCAACAAGCACCTAAGCTCATCAAAAAAGAGAGCTAAAGGTGCTGATGACAAACAGCCGACTCTATTTTCTTACTTTGGAAAAGGCTAG
- the LOC132062283 gene encoding uncharacterized protein LOC132062283, with product MIVKVLAIRLQVVMPSITCEVQAGLILGRKIADNIILAHELIKPYSRKHISHRAMIKIDLLKAYDFVEWPFLEQVMTELGFLGKFHRWIMPKDSRKGTQFPLFLFAISMEYLSIYLNELKHVKEFKYHPRCAKLGITHLSFTNDLLLFSRGDPVSVRALHKCFLILSEASGLQPNLVRNLWDGMLGWLQRPKLNVVAWEQYVSWAVANAKGKTLQAKTFKIIFF from the exons atgatTGTTAAAGTCCTGGCTATTAGATTACAAGTAGTGATGCCTAGTATCACATGTGAAGTCCAAGCAGGTCTTATACTAGGGCGTAAAATTGCTGACAATATCATACTTGCTCATGAACTAATCAAACCATATTCTAGAAAACACATTTCTCATAGAGCCATGATCAAAATTGACCTCCTAAAAGCCTACGACTTTGTAGAATGGCCATTCTTAGAGCAAGTTATGACTGAATTAGGATTTCTTGGAAAATTTCACAGATGGATAATG CCAAAGGATTCACGAAAGGGGACccaatttcccctttttctttttgccatTTCTATGGAATACCTAAGCATTTACCTTAATGAGTTAAAACATGTTAAAGAGTTCAAATATCACCCTAGATGTGCCAAACTTGGCATTACTCATTTGAGTTTTACTAATGATCTTCTACTTTTCAGTAGAGGTGATCCTGTTTCAGTTCGTGCCTTACATAAGTGTTTCCTCATCTTATCTGAAGCCTCAGGTTTACAACCCAACCTTG TGCGGAACCTATGGGATGGAATGTTGGGTTGGCTGCAGAGACCAAAGTTGAATGTTGTTGCATGGGAACAATATGTGAGCTGGGCTGTTGCAAATGCTAAAGGGAAGACTCTCCAGGCAAAGACTTTCAAGATCATATTTTTCTGA
- the LOC132068902 gene encoding EPIDERMAL PATTERNING FACTOR-like protein 9, producing the protein MAKIRLLLLVHYLLFILLTSLALLQGSRIQAIIPHSQRAYQTFQVPQGTLHYEGGGKGWVKKNSRRLMIGSVAPTCTYNECRGCKYKCRAEQVPVEGNDPMNSPYHYKCVCHR; encoded by the exons ATGGCCAAAATTAGACTCCTCTTACTCGTCCATTACTTGCTCTTCATTTTACTTACTTCACTTGCACTCTTACAAG GGTCAAGAATTCAAGCCATAATTCCTCATTCTCAAAGGGCCTATCAAACGTTTCAAGTACCCCAGGGTACTTTACACTATGAG GGTGGTGGAAAAGGATGGGTgaaaaagaattcaagaaggttGATGATAGGATCAGTGGCTCCAACTTGCACTTACAATGAATGCAGAGGATGCAAGTACAAATGCAGAGCAGAACAAGTTCCAGTTGAGGGGAATGACCCAATGAATAGCCCTTACCATTACAAGTGTGTTTGTCACCGCTAG